One genomic window of Solanum stenotomum isolate F172 chromosome 9, ASM1918654v1, whole genome shotgun sequence includes the following:
- the LOC125876638 gene encoding G-type lectin S-receptor-like serine/threonine-protein kinase At4g03230 isoform X1, with protein MLLTQVVAGKVYVMQMSNFVLLLFAVLVIICGCDARSTIDGKSELIDNGETLVSDGENFEMGFFSEGLNRYVGIWYYKLRPRTVVWIANWNNSIRASTKNKESVSIVVHDGNLKILNSSNGDTYFSSGLDGNSSIRAELLDTGNLVLVDELGAKMWQSFQNPTNTFLPGMNMESLELTSWEGSGDRKYKFKVDQGDNKKYVIVENEVGIHWQGSVGGFEKSTAYEFFRFNDMPSFVTFFLSNNPVEATRTLFNNSVEATRTLFNNNRNFTPIDFSRLANFSNKDSIFKGTRLLMNSSGEIQFYFWDYESGWSLVWSAPKDKCDQFRKCGKFKICNSNESSECSCLPGFQSDSREDYGDGENLGGCSRISDNSCKEDTFVHLSSMKFGNSKWTDRKINTSENCMSHCLSDCSCKAYTYYNYSGCWFWESNLNLQENYPGGFNLSVRVPPTEVETQGGPWNNTPMQTSSRNQRPLVISLSVILGVMVLCGIIYIIYLKRVARSKEAREIVLGVPMEYLPHRDSFDEDLITEDDKKRIDVPFFSFNSILVATENFSNASKLGRGGFGPVYKGKFLGGTDMAVKRLSSDSGQGVEEFKTEVMLIAKLQHRNLVRLLGYCVERNEKILLYEYMPNKSLDTFLFDHAFCRLLDWRIRFEIILGIARGLLYLHQDSRLRIIHRDLKTSNILLDEEMNAKISDFGLARIIEGKNTEANTNKVVGTYGYMSPEYAMEGLFSIKSDVFAFGVVLLEIISGRRNMEFFEDVNLIGHVWRLWMKDSALDMMDQTIVESCDESEVLKCVNVALLCVQEDPAERPVMSNVVFMLGGESITLPRPNQPAFIARRNSAGASTSSSSSKLYNNSNNGLTITQQVGR; from the exons AGGGTTAAACAGGTATGTAGGCATATGGTATTACAAGTTAAGACCTCGAACTGTTGTATGGATTGCTAATTGGAACAATTCGATTCGAgcttcaacaaaaaataaggaGAGTGTTTCCATTGTCGTTCATGATGGTAacctcaaaattttgaattcaagtaATGGCGACACTTATTTCTCCTCGGGATTAGATGGTAACTCTAGCATTAGAGCAGAGTTGTTGGATACAGGGAATTTGGTTTTAGTTGATGAATTAGGAGCTAAAATGTGGCAGAGTTTTCAGAATCCAACGAATACTTTCCTTCCTGGCATGAATATGGAGAGTCTGGAATTAACTTCTTGGGAAGGCTCTGGAGATAGGAAGTACAAATTCAAAGTAGATCAAGGAGACAACAAAAAATATGTGATAGTTGAGAACGAAGTGGGTATTCACTGGCAAGGGTCTGTAGGAGGGTTTGAGAAATCAACTGCCTATGAATTCTTCAGATTCAATGATATGCCTTCTTTTGTAACCTTCTTTTTATCCAATAATCCAGTTGAAGCGACAAGAACATTATTCAATAATTCAGTGGAAGCGACAAGAACATTATTCAATAATAATCGTAATTTTACTCCGATTGATTTTTCAAGGTTAGCCAATTTTAGTAACAAAGATTCTATTTTCAAAGGTACTAGACTCCTGATGAACTCCTCTGGAGAAATACAATTCTACTTTTGGGATTACGAGAGTGGATGGTCCTTGGTCTGGTCTGCCCCAAAAGATAAATGCGACCAGTTTAGAAAATGTGGGAAATTTAAGATTTGTAACAGCAATGAAAGTTCAGAATGCAGCTGTTTGCCTGGGTTTCAGAGTGATTCTCGAGAAGATTATGGAGACGGGGAAAATTTAGGTGGATGTTCGAGAATATCAGATAACTCTTGCAAAGAAGACACATTTGTGCATCTGAGCTCAATGAAATTTGGAAATTCAAAATGGACAGATAGAAAGATTAATACCAGTGAGAACTGCATGAGTCATTGTTTAAGCGACTGCTCGTGCAAAGCATATACATATTATAACTATTCTGGATGCTGGTTTTGGGAGTCGAATCTCAATCTCCAGGAGAACTACCCTGGTGGCTTCAATCTCTCTGTCCGCGTGCCCCCTACTG AAGTTGAAACACAAGGAGGACCATGGAACAATACACCGATGCAGACATCCTCACGGAATCAGCGACCCCTTGTTATTTCCCTCTCTGTAATTCTTGGAGTTATGGTTCTGTGTggtattatttatataatttatctgAAAAGAGTGGCAAGAAGTAAAG AAGCCAGAGAAATTGTTTTGGGAGTGCCTATGGAGTACTTGCCTCATAGAGATAGTTTTGATGAAGATTTAATCACTGAAGACGATAAGAAACGGATTGATGTCCCGTTTTTCAGCTTCAATAGCATACTAGTTGCTACAGAAAACTTCTCAAATGCAAGTAAGCTCGGGAGAGGTGGATTTGGACCTGTTTATAAG GGTAAGTTTCTCGGAGGTACAGATATGGCAGTTAAAAGGTTGTCAAGTGATTCTGGACAAGGTGTTGAAGAATTTAAAACTGAAGTAATGTTGATTGCCAAACTGCAGCACAGAAATTTAGTTAGGCTTCTAGGCTATTGTGTTGAGAGAAATGAAAAGATTTTGTTATATGAATATATGCCCAACAAAAGCTTGGATACGTTTCTATTCG ATCATGCATTCTGTCGATTACTGGACTGGAGGATTCgttttgaaattatattggGTATTGCTCGAGGGTTACTTTATCTTCACCAAGACTCGAGGCTAAGGATCATTCATAGAGATCTAAAGACAAGTAACATATTGTTAGATGAAGAAATGAATGCCAAAATATCAGATTTTGGCTTGGCAAGGATCATTGAAGGCAAAAATACAGAAGCCAATACTAACAAAGTCGTTGGAACATA TGGCTATATGTCTCCGGAATATGCAATGGAGGGACTCTTTTCAATCAAATCTGATGTATTTGCCTTCGGAGTGGTCTTACTTGAGATCATAAGTGGGAGGAGAAACATGGAATTTTTCGAAGATGTTAACCTCATTGGTCAT GTATGGAGACTCTGGATGAAAGACAGTGCATTAGACATGATGGATCAAACCATAGTTGAGTCGTGCGATGAAAGTGAAGTGCTAAAGTGCGTGAATGTGGCACTCCTATGTGTTCAAGAAGATCCAGCTGAGCGTCCTGTAATGTCAAATGTTGTTTTTATGCTTGGAGGTGAAAGCATAACACTACCAAGACCAAATCAACCAGCTTTTATAGCACGAAGAAATAGTGCTGGTGCAAGTACATCTTCTTCGTCTTCTAAGCTATACAACAATTCCAACAATGGGTTGACAATAACTCAACAAGTAGGCCGATGA
- the LOC125876638 gene encoding G-type lectin S-receptor-like serine/threonine-protein kinase At4g03230 isoform X2, translated as MLLTQVVAGKVYVMQMSNFVLLLFAVLVIICGCDARSTIDGKSELIDNGETLVSDGENFEMGFFSEGLNRYVGIWYYKLRPRTVVWIANWNNSIRASTKNKESVSIVVHDGNLKILNSSNGDTYFSSGLDGNSSIRAELLDTGNLVLVDELGAKMWQSFQNPTNTFLPGMNMESLELTSWEGSGDRKYKFKVDQGDNKKYVIVENEVGIHWQGSVGGFEKSTAYEFFRFNDMPSFVTFFLSNNPVEATRTLFNNSVEATRTLFNNNRNFTPIDFSRLANFSNKDSIFKGTRLLMNSSGEIQFYFWDYESGWSLVWSAPKDKCDQFRKCGKFKICNSNESSECSCLPGFQSDSREDYGDGENLGGCSRISDNSCKEDTFVHLSSMKFGNSKWTDRKINTSENCMSHCLSDCSCKAYTYYNYSGCWFWESNLNLQENYPGGFNLSVRVPPTEVETQGGPWNNTPMQTSSRNQRPLVISLSVILGVMVLCGIIYIIYLKRVARSKAREIVLGVPMEYLPHRDSFDEDLITEDDKKRIDVPFFSFNSILVATENFSNASKLGRGGFGPVYKGKFLGGTDMAVKRLSSDSGQGVEEFKTEVMLIAKLQHRNLVRLLGYCVERNEKILLYEYMPNKSLDTFLFDHAFCRLLDWRIRFEIILGIARGLLYLHQDSRLRIIHRDLKTSNILLDEEMNAKISDFGLARIIEGKNTEANTNKVVGTYGYMSPEYAMEGLFSIKSDVFAFGVVLLEIISGRRNMEFFEDVNLIGHVWRLWMKDSALDMMDQTIVESCDESEVLKCVNVALLCVQEDPAERPVMSNVVFMLGGESITLPRPNQPAFIARRNSAGASTSSSSSKLYNNSNNGLTITQQVGR; from the exons AGGGTTAAACAGGTATGTAGGCATATGGTATTACAAGTTAAGACCTCGAACTGTTGTATGGATTGCTAATTGGAACAATTCGATTCGAgcttcaacaaaaaataaggaGAGTGTTTCCATTGTCGTTCATGATGGTAacctcaaaattttgaattcaagtaATGGCGACACTTATTTCTCCTCGGGATTAGATGGTAACTCTAGCATTAGAGCAGAGTTGTTGGATACAGGGAATTTGGTTTTAGTTGATGAATTAGGAGCTAAAATGTGGCAGAGTTTTCAGAATCCAACGAATACTTTCCTTCCTGGCATGAATATGGAGAGTCTGGAATTAACTTCTTGGGAAGGCTCTGGAGATAGGAAGTACAAATTCAAAGTAGATCAAGGAGACAACAAAAAATATGTGATAGTTGAGAACGAAGTGGGTATTCACTGGCAAGGGTCTGTAGGAGGGTTTGAGAAATCAACTGCCTATGAATTCTTCAGATTCAATGATATGCCTTCTTTTGTAACCTTCTTTTTATCCAATAATCCAGTTGAAGCGACAAGAACATTATTCAATAATTCAGTGGAAGCGACAAGAACATTATTCAATAATAATCGTAATTTTACTCCGATTGATTTTTCAAGGTTAGCCAATTTTAGTAACAAAGATTCTATTTTCAAAGGTACTAGACTCCTGATGAACTCCTCTGGAGAAATACAATTCTACTTTTGGGATTACGAGAGTGGATGGTCCTTGGTCTGGTCTGCCCCAAAAGATAAATGCGACCAGTTTAGAAAATGTGGGAAATTTAAGATTTGTAACAGCAATGAAAGTTCAGAATGCAGCTGTTTGCCTGGGTTTCAGAGTGATTCTCGAGAAGATTATGGAGACGGGGAAAATTTAGGTGGATGTTCGAGAATATCAGATAACTCTTGCAAAGAAGACACATTTGTGCATCTGAGCTCAATGAAATTTGGAAATTCAAAATGGACAGATAGAAAGATTAATACCAGTGAGAACTGCATGAGTCATTGTTTAAGCGACTGCTCGTGCAAAGCATATACATATTATAACTATTCTGGATGCTGGTTTTGGGAGTCGAATCTCAATCTCCAGGAGAACTACCCTGGTGGCTTCAATCTCTCTGTCCGCGTGCCCCCTACTG AAGTTGAAACACAAGGAGGACCATGGAACAATACACCGATGCAGACATCCTCACGGAATCAGCGACCCCTTGTTATTTCCCTCTCTGTAATTCTTGGAGTTATGGTTCTGTGTggtattatttatataatttatctgAAAAGAGTGGCAAGAAGTAAAG CCAGAGAAATTGTTTTGGGAGTGCCTATGGAGTACTTGCCTCATAGAGATAGTTTTGATGAAGATTTAATCACTGAAGACGATAAGAAACGGATTGATGTCCCGTTTTTCAGCTTCAATAGCATACTAGTTGCTACAGAAAACTTCTCAAATGCAAGTAAGCTCGGGAGAGGTGGATTTGGACCTGTTTATAAG GGTAAGTTTCTCGGAGGTACAGATATGGCAGTTAAAAGGTTGTCAAGTGATTCTGGACAAGGTGTTGAAGAATTTAAAACTGAAGTAATGTTGATTGCCAAACTGCAGCACAGAAATTTAGTTAGGCTTCTAGGCTATTGTGTTGAGAGAAATGAAAAGATTTTGTTATATGAATATATGCCCAACAAAAGCTTGGATACGTTTCTATTCG ATCATGCATTCTGTCGATTACTGGACTGGAGGATTCgttttgaaattatattggGTATTGCTCGAGGGTTACTTTATCTTCACCAAGACTCGAGGCTAAGGATCATTCATAGAGATCTAAAGACAAGTAACATATTGTTAGATGAAGAAATGAATGCCAAAATATCAGATTTTGGCTTGGCAAGGATCATTGAAGGCAAAAATACAGAAGCCAATACTAACAAAGTCGTTGGAACATA TGGCTATATGTCTCCGGAATATGCAATGGAGGGACTCTTTTCAATCAAATCTGATGTATTTGCCTTCGGAGTGGTCTTACTTGAGATCATAAGTGGGAGGAGAAACATGGAATTTTTCGAAGATGTTAACCTCATTGGTCAT GTATGGAGACTCTGGATGAAAGACAGTGCATTAGACATGATGGATCAAACCATAGTTGAGTCGTGCGATGAAAGTGAAGTGCTAAAGTGCGTGAATGTGGCACTCCTATGTGTTCAAGAAGATCCAGCTGAGCGTCCTGTAATGTCAAATGTTGTTTTTATGCTTGGAGGTGAAAGCATAACACTACCAAGACCAAATCAACCAGCTTTTATAGCACGAAGAAATAGTGCTGGTGCAAGTACATCTTCTTCGTCTTCTAAGCTATACAACAATTCCAACAATGGGTTGACAATAACTCAACAAGTAGGCCGATGA
- the LOC125876636 gene encoding G-type lectin S-receptor-like serine/threonine-protein kinase At4g03230 isoform X2, with product MQSSNFLLLLFAALMILHRCDARRSTIDGSSKLVDNGETLVSAGENFEMGFFSDDDGLNKYVGIWYYKLSPRTVVWVANWNNSIQGKRIMNEDNSVVVEDGNLKVISNGYTYFSTKLGSGSNRKVELLDTGNLVLVDESGVEMWQSFRNLTDTFLPGMKMDSSLNWIDSKNGNYRFQLDQSSDKEYVIILPKQGKILWKGSAKLGKLSFGEMPDYVAYMLSNFTNKDVVDNSLESIGTFNKSRLLMNSSGEIQFYGWDKEISGWSLMWSAPKDTCDLYKYCGKFSICNSKREEVCKCLPGYKPNPPDNSKAGDFSGGCSRKSVSSCNEDNVEVLDTFLDLRSMKFKSPDKIISNISTREDCRRFCLGNCKCQAYTYDDSVCWIWDTSLMSLQENYAGGFNISVRVSISDIEATRRNCKPCGINLIPYPLSSGQNCGDPLYYSFSCDDLAGQVSFHTSNGKYTVVNFDKDNKTFVIEAAHKESVGTCDDKGPVTGISWFNQSSPFKVINWCYNPDENLTSGPFSRGKDLILISWKPPLEPFCKTSEDCNDWPNSSCNMTKQGERRCICQTDYKWNGLILNCSTSLELGTQGSFIAKLASSRNQRTLVISISVVLGVITLCSISYIIYQNTRVTRSREARDIVLGNHMEHFPRRESFGEDLITADEKRRIDVPFFSLYSILVATDNFSNAAKLGQGGFGPVYKGKFLEGAELAVKRLSNHSGQGVEEFKTEVMLIAKLQHRNLVRLLGYCVEGNEKILLYEYMANKSLDTFIFDHTFCRLLDWRIRFEIILGIARGLLYLHQDSRLRIIHRDLKTSNILLDDEMNAKISDFGLARIIEGKNTEVNTTRVVGTYGYMSPEYALEGLFSIKSDIFAFGVVVLEIISGKRNMEFFEEVNLTGYAWRLWMEDRALDMIDQTIVDTFEDKEVIKCVNVALLCVQEDPGDRPTMSNVVVMLGGESMTLPRPSQPHFITRRNALSTSSSSSKLYSTFNKELTITHEEEGQHIEM from the exons ATGCAATCAAGTAATTTTCTCTTGTTGTTGTTTGCAGCATTGATGATTTTACATCGATGTGATGCAAGGAGGAGCACCATTGATGGAAGCAGTAAATTAGTTGACAATGGCGAAACACTGGTATCTGCTGGAGAAAATTTCGAAATGGGATTCTTTTCTGATGATGACGGGTTAAACAAATATGTAGGCATATGGTATTACAAATTAAGTCCTAGAACTGTTGTATGGGTTGCTAATTGGAATAATTCGATTCAGGGTAAAAGAATAATGAATGAGGATAATTCGGTTGTCGTTGAAGATGGTAATCTCAAAGTTATAAGTAATGGGTATACTTATTTCTCCACAAAATTAGGTAGTGGTTCTAACAGGAAAGTAGAGTTGTTGGATACAGGGAACTTAGTTTTAGTTGATGAATCAGGAGTTGAAATGTGGCAGAGTTTTCGCAATCTAACCGATACATTCCTACCAGGTATGAAAATGGATAGTAGTTTGAATTGGATTGATTCAAAAAATGGGAACTACAGATTCCAATTAGATCAATCAAGTGACAAGGAATATGTTATAATACTTCCAAAGCAGGGCAAAATTCTCTGGAAAGGGTCTGCGAAATTAGGAAAGTTAAGTTTCGGTGAGATGCCTGATTATGTTGCCTACATGTTATCCAACTTCACTAATAAAGACGTTGTCGATAATTCATTGGAATCGATAGGAACATTTAACAAGAGTAGGCTCTTAATGAACTCCTCGGGGGAAATACAATTCTATGGTTGGGATAAGGAGATCAGTGGATGGTCTTTGATGTGGTCAGCGCCAAAGGATACGTGTGATTTGTATAAGTATTGTGGGAAGTTTAGCATTTGTAACAGCAAACGTGAGGAAGTATGCAAATGTTTGCCTGGGTATAAGCCCAATCCTCCAGATAATTCAAAAGCAGGAGATTTTTCAGGTGGTTGTTCGAGGAAGTCAGTTAGCTCTTGCAATGAAGACAATGTAGAAGTACTCGACACGTTCTTGGATTTGAGGTCAATGAAATTCAAGAGTCCAGACAAGATAATCAGTAATATTAGTACCCGTGAGGACTGCAGGAGATTTTGTCTAGGCAACTGTAAGTGCCAGGCCTATACTTACGATGATTCTGTATGCTGGATTTGGGACACTAGTCTCATGTCTCTCCAGGAGAACTATGCTGGTGGCTTCAACATCTCTGTTCGTGTCAGCATTTCCGATATTG AAGCAACAAGGAGAAATTGCAAGCCTTGTGGCATAAACCTAATACCCTATCCATTAAGCAGTGGACAAAATTGTGGTGACCCTCTGTATTATAGTTTCTCATGTGATGATTTAGCTGGTCAGGTAAGCTTCCACACATCGAATGGCAAGTATACTGTCGTTAACTTTGATAAAGATAACAAAACATTTGTTATAGAAGCAGCCCATAAAGAATCTGTTGGTACTTGTGATGACAAAGGACCGGTGACAGGAATTTCTTGGTTCAACCAGTCATCACCTTTTAAGGTGATAAACTGGTGTTACAATCCTGACGAGAATCTTACTTCAGGACCTTTTAGTCGAGGGAAAGATTTAATATTGATTAGTTGGAAACCACCATTGGAGCCATTTTGCAAGACTTCAGAAGATTGCAATGATTGGCCAAATTCTAGTTGCAATATGACAAAACAAGGAGAAAGAAGATGTATATGCCAAACTGATTACAAATGGAATGGCTTGATTTTAAATTGTTCCACGAGTTTAG AACTTGGAACACAAGGATCATTCATCGCGAAGCTGGCATCCTCACGGAATCAGAGAACCCTTGTTATCTCCATCTCTGTAGTTCTTGGAGTTATAACTTTGTGCAGCATTAGTTATATAATTTATCAGAACACTAGAGTGACAAGAAGTAGAG aaGCAAGAGATATTGTTTTGGGGAATCATATGGAGCACTTTCCTCGTAGAGAAAGTTTCGGTGAAGATTTGATCACTGCAGATGAAAAGAGACGTATTGATGTCCCATTTTTCAGCTTGTATAGCATACTAGTAGCTACAGACAACTTCTCGAATGCAGCTAAGCTCGGGCAAGGTGGATTCGGACCTGTTTATAAG GGTAAGTTTCTCGAAGGTGCAGAGCTAGCGGTGAAAAGGTTGTCAAATCATTCGGGACAAGGTGTTGAAGAATTTAAAACTGAAGTAATGTTAATTGCCAAACTGCAGCACAGAAATTTAGTCAGGCTTCTAGGCTATTGTGTTGAGGGAAATGAAAAGATCTTACTATATGAGTATATGGCCAACAAAAGCTTGGATACATTTATATTCG ATCATACATTCTGCCGATTATTGGACTGGAGGATTCgttttgaaattatattggGTATCGCACGAGGGCTTCTTTATCTTCACCAAGACTCGAGGCTAAGGATTATTCATAGAGATCTTAAGACAAGCAACATATTGTTAGATGATGAAATGAATgccaaaatttcagattttggcTTGGCAAGGATTATTGAAGGCAAAAACACAGAAGTTAATACAACCAGAGTTGTTGGAACTTA TGGCTATATGTCACCGGAGTATGCATTGGAGGGACTCTTTTCAATCAAGTCCGATATATTTGCCTTCGGAGTGGTAGTTCTTGAAATCATAAGTGGGAAGAGAAACATGGAATTTTTCGAAGAAGTAAACCTTACTGGTTAT GCATGGAGACTGTGGATGGAAGACAGGGCACTTGACATGATTGATCAAACTATTGTTGATACGTTCGAGGACAAGGAAGTGATAAAATGTGTAAATGTTGCACTTCTATGTGTGCAAGAAGATCCAG GTGATCGTCCTACAATGTCAAATGTAGTCGTTATGCTTGGAGGCGAAAGCATGACTCTTCCAAGACCAAGTCAGCCACATTTTATCACAAGAAGAAATGCTTTGAGTacatcttcttcctcttctaaGCTCTACAGCACTTTCAACAAAGAGTTGACGATAACTCATGAAGAAGAAGGCCAACACATAGAGATGTAA
- the LOC125876636 gene encoding G-type lectin S-receptor-like serine/threonine-protein kinase At4g03230 isoform X1, with amino-acid sequence MQSSNFLLLLFAALMILHRCDARRSTIDGSSKLVDNGETLVSAGENFEMGFFSDDDGLNKYVGIWYYKLSPRTVVWVANWNNSIQGKRIMNEDNSVVVEDGNLKVISNGYTYFSTKLGSGSNRKVELLDTGNLVLVDESGVEMWQSFRNLTDTFLPGMKMDSSLNWIDSKNGNYRFQLDQSSDKEYVIILPKQGKILWKGSAKLGKLSFGEMPDYVAYMLSNFTNKDVVDNSLESIGTFNKSRLLMNSSGEIQFYGWDKEISGWSLMWSAPKDTCDLYKYCGKFSICNSKREEVCKCLPGYKPNPPDNSKAGDFSGGCSRKSVSSCNEDNVEVLDTFLDLRSMKFKSPDKIISNISTREDCRRFCLGNCKCQAYTYDDSVCWIWDTSLMSLQENYAGGFNISVRVSISDIEATRRNCKPCGINLIPYPLSSGQNCGDPLYYSFSCDDLAGQVSFHTSNGKYTVVNFDKDNKTFVIEAAHKESVGTCDDKGPVTGISWFNQSSPFKVINWCYNPDENLTSGPFSRGKDLILISWKPPLEPFCKTSEDCNDWPNSSCNMTKQGERRCICQTDYKWNGLILNCSTSLELGTQGSFIAKLASSRNQRTLVISISVVLGVITLCSISYIIYQNTRVTRSREARDIVLGNHMEHFPRRESFGEDLITADEKRRIDVPFFSLYSILVATDNFSNAAKLGQGGFGPVYKGKFLEGAELAVKRLSNHSGQGVEEFKTEVMLIAKLQHRNLVRLLGYCVEGNEKILLYEYMANKSLDTFIFDHTFCRLLDWRIRFEIILGIARGLLYLHQDSRLRIIHRDLKTSNILLDDEMNAKISDFGLARIIEGKNTEVNTTRVVGTYGYMSPEYALEGLFSIKSDIFAFGVVVLEIISGKRNMEFFEEVNLTGYAWRLWMEDSALDMMDQTIVDTFEDKEVIKCINVALLCVQKDPGDRPTMSNVVVMLGGESMTLPRPSQPHFITRRNALSTSSSSSKLYSTFNKELTITHEEEGQHIEM; translated from the exons ATGCAATCAAGTAATTTTCTCTTGTTGTTGTTTGCAGCATTGATGATTTTACATCGATGTGATGCAAGGAGGAGCACCATTGATGGAAGCAGTAAATTAGTTGACAATGGCGAAACACTGGTATCTGCTGGAGAAAATTTCGAAATGGGATTCTTTTCTGATGATGACGGGTTAAACAAATATGTAGGCATATGGTATTACAAATTAAGTCCTAGAACTGTTGTATGGGTTGCTAATTGGAATAATTCGATTCAGGGTAAAAGAATAATGAATGAGGATAATTCGGTTGTCGTTGAAGATGGTAATCTCAAAGTTATAAGTAATGGGTATACTTATTTCTCCACAAAATTAGGTAGTGGTTCTAACAGGAAAGTAGAGTTGTTGGATACAGGGAACTTAGTTTTAGTTGATGAATCAGGAGTTGAAATGTGGCAGAGTTTTCGCAATCTAACCGATACATTCCTACCAGGTATGAAAATGGATAGTAGTTTGAATTGGATTGATTCAAAAAATGGGAACTACAGATTCCAATTAGATCAATCAAGTGACAAGGAATATGTTATAATACTTCCAAAGCAGGGCAAAATTCTCTGGAAAGGGTCTGCGAAATTAGGAAAGTTAAGTTTCGGTGAGATGCCTGATTATGTTGCCTACATGTTATCCAACTTCACTAATAAAGACGTTGTCGATAATTCATTGGAATCGATAGGAACATTTAACAAGAGTAGGCTCTTAATGAACTCCTCGGGGGAAATACAATTCTATGGTTGGGATAAGGAGATCAGTGGATGGTCTTTGATGTGGTCAGCGCCAAAGGATACGTGTGATTTGTATAAGTATTGTGGGAAGTTTAGCATTTGTAACAGCAAACGTGAGGAAGTATGCAAATGTTTGCCTGGGTATAAGCCCAATCCTCCAGATAATTCAAAAGCAGGAGATTTTTCAGGTGGTTGTTCGAGGAAGTCAGTTAGCTCTTGCAATGAAGACAATGTAGAAGTACTCGACACGTTCTTGGATTTGAGGTCAATGAAATTCAAGAGTCCAGACAAGATAATCAGTAATATTAGTACCCGTGAGGACTGCAGGAGATTTTGTCTAGGCAACTGTAAGTGCCAGGCCTATACTTACGATGATTCTGTATGCTGGATTTGGGACACTAGTCTCATGTCTCTCCAGGAGAACTATGCTGGTGGCTTCAACATCTCTGTTCGTGTCAGCATTTCCGATATTG AAGCAACAAGGAGAAATTGCAAGCCTTGTGGCATAAACCTAATACCCTATCCATTAAGCAGTGGACAAAATTGTGGTGACCCTCTGTATTATAGTTTCTCATGTGATGATTTAGCTGGTCAGGTAAGCTTCCACACATCGAATGGCAAGTATACTGTCGTTAACTTTGATAAAGATAACAAAACATTTGTTATAGAAGCAGCCCATAAAGAATCTGTTGGTACTTGTGATGACAAAGGACCGGTGACAGGAATTTCTTGGTTCAACCAGTCATCACCTTTTAAGGTGATAAACTGGTGTTACAATCCTGACGAGAATCTTACTTCAGGACCTTTTAGTCGAGGGAAAGATTTAATATTGATTAGTTGGAAACCACCATTGGAGCCATTTTGCAAGACTTCAGAAGATTGCAATGATTGGCCAAATTCTAGTTGCAATATGACAAAACAAGGAGAAAGAAGATGTATATGCCAAACTGATTACAAATGGAATGGCTTGATTTTAAATTGTTCCACGAGTTTAG AACTTGGAACACAAGGATCATTCATCGCGAAGCTGGCATCCTCACGGAATCAGAGAACCCTTGTTATCTCCATCTCTGTAGTTCTTGGAGTTATAACTTTGTGCAGCATTAGTTATATAATTTATCAGAACACTAGAGTGACAAGAAGTAGAG aaGCAAGAGATATTGTTTTGGGGAATCATATGGAGCACTTTCCTCGTAGAGAAAGTTTCGGTGAAGATTTGATCACTGCAGATGAAAAGAGACGTATTGATGTCCCATTTTTCAGCTTGTATAGCATACTAGTAGCTACAGACAACTTCTCGAATGCAGCTAAGCTCGGGCAAGGTGGATTCGGACCTGTTTATAAG GGTAAGTTTCTCGAAGGTGCAGAGCTAGCGGTGAAAAGGTTGTCAAATCATTCGGGACAAGGTGTTGAAGAATTTAAAACTGAAGTAATGTTAATTGCCAAACTGCAGCACAGAAATTTAGTCAGGCTTCTAGGCTATTGTGTTGAGGGAAATGAAAAGATCTTACTATATGAGTATATGGCCAACAAAAGCTTGGATACATTTATATTCG ATCATACATTCTGCCGATTATTGGACTGGAGGATTCgttttgaaattatattggGTATCGCACGAGGGCTTCTTTATCTTCACCAAGACTCGAGGCTAAGGATTATTCATAGAGATCTTAAGACAAGCAACATATTGTTAGATGATGAAATGAATgccaaaatttcagattttggcTTGGCAAGGATTATTGAAGGCAAAAACACAGAAGTTAATACAACCAGAGTTGTTGGAACTTA tggCTACATGTCACCGGAGTATGCATTGGAGGGACTCTTTTCAATCAAGTCCGATATATTTGCCTTCGGAGTGGTAGTGCTTGAAATCATAAGTGGGAAGAGAAACATGGAATTTTTTGAAGAAGTAAACCTGACTGGTTAT GCATGGAGACTGTGGATGGAAGACAGTGCACTAGACATGATGGATCAAACTATTGTTGATACTTTCGAGGACAAGGAAGTGATAAAATGCATAAATGTGGCACTTCTATGTGTTCAAAAAGATCCAGGTGATCGTCCTACAATGTCAAATGTAGTCGTTATGCTTGGAGGCGAAAGCATGACTCTTCCAAGACCAAGTCAGCCACATTTTATCACAAGAAGAAATGCTTTGAGTacatcttcttcctcttctaaGCTCTACAGCACTTTCAACAAAGAGTTGACGATAACTCATGAAGAAGAAGGCCAACACATAGAGATGTAA